In a single window of the Candidatus Saccharimonadales bacterium genome:
- the glmS gene encoding glutamine--fructose-6-phosphate transaminase (isomerizing), with the protein QKQGYDHFLLKEISEQPQTLRSTLNGRVILDEKRIQLGGLNLTTEQLRNIEHVTIIGCGTAYYAGLLASYYLEQLVDGLTVDVVIASEFRYRSFHMPKNSVALIVSQSGETADTLACLREIKRRGVTTLGIINAVGSTIAREVDGGVYVHAGPEISVASTKAFTSQVAAMTMFGVQVAQAKGVSTQRTTEFVEELAILPDEIEKVIKKHQTEISKVAKKYAKYEHALFLGRDTLFPVALEGALKLKEISYIQAEGYATGELKHGPIALIDDRFFEVVLLAEGWLFDKSISGLSEINARGGHVLALTNSNKEVDAETVVRVKTKLDILAPIALNVLQQLFAYYVAVARGNDVDQPRNLAKSVTVE; encoded by the coding sequence CAAAAACAGGGGTACGACCACTTCCTACTAAAAGAGATTAGCGAGCAGCCTCAGACGCTACGCTCTACACTAAACGGCCGCGTTATTTTAGATGAAAAACGAATTCAACTTGGGGGTCTTAATTTAACCACTGAACAGTTACGTAACATTGAACATGTGACGATTATTGGCTGTGGAACGGCATATTATGCGGGGCTGCTGGCGTCATATTATCTAGAACAGCTTGTCGATGGGTTGACTGTCGATGTTGTCATAGCGTCAGAATTTCGTTACCGCTCATTCCACATGCCAAAAAACAGTGTTGCGCTCATCGTTTCCCAGTCGGGTGAAACGGCCGATACGCTTGCCTGCCTGCGCGAGATTAAACGTCGTGGTGTGACGACACTTGGCATTATTAATGCTGTTGGTTCGACGATTGCCCGAGAAGTAGACGGCGGTGTATATGTTCATGCAGGTCCAGAGATCTCTGTGGCGAGCACCAAGGCCTTTACGTCGCAAGTTGCGGCTATGACGATGTTTGGCGTGCAGGTGGCTCAGGCGAAGGGAGTGAGCACGCAGCGGACGACTGAATTCGTAGAAGAACTTGCAATTCTGCCAGACGAGATCGAAAAGGTGATCAAGAAACATCAGACAGAAATTTCTAAAGTCGCAAAGAAATATGCAAAATACGAACATGCGTTATTTCTGGGACGGGACACGCTGTTTCCAGTTGCTCTTGAAGGCGCATTGAAGTTAAAAGAAATTTCGTACATCCAGGCCGAAGGGTATGCGACGGGCGAATTAAAGCATGGCCCAATTGCCCTTATTGATGATCGCTTCTTTGAAGTAGTACTTCTAGCGGAGGGCTGGTTGTTTGATAAATCTATTAGTGGGCTCTCTGAAATAAATGCTCGTGGAGGGCATGTTCTTGCGCTTACTAATAGCAATAAAGAAGTTGATGCTGAGACGGTAGTTCGTGTTAAGACGAAATTGGATATCCTTGCACCAATTGCGTTGAATGTCTTGCAGCAGTTATTTGCATACTACGTTGCGGTTGCGCGGGGCAATGATGTTGATCAACCACGTAATCTTGCGAAGAGTGTCACGGTTGAATAA